In one Simkaniaceae bacterium genomic region, the following are encoded:
- the tsaB gene encoding tRNA (adenosine(37)-N6)-threonylcarbamoyltransferase complex dimerization subunit type 1 TsaB, which yields MLLIDTSSQTQHLALFRGQNLIAYSKTTSKSHQLIVEIEKLLTESHCKKEEIQEIAIGVGPGSFTGTRIGVMVAKTLAFGLKKPLIPFNSMILFTPSLPTFTLVRDARSSQYYVMKGKKEGEQTLFHPPELLDYCPDNACDTDQVPIHFPFIAAYLSQVPRVQYNEVEVLYLKNPG from the coding sequence ATGCTACTGATTGATACCTCTTCTCAGACACAACACCTTGCCCTCTTTCGAGGTCAAAACCTGATCGCCTATTCGAAGACAACCTCAAAATCTCACCAATTGATTGTGGAAATTGAAAAATTGCTAACGGAATCGCATTGCAAAAAAGAAGAGATTCAAGAGATTGCAATTGGAGTGGGTCCCGGATCTTTTACCGGAACCCGTATCGGTGTGATGGTGGCAAAGACCCTTGCCTTTGGACTCAAAAAACCCCTTATCCCTTTTAATTCCATGATCTTATTTACCCCCTCTCTTCCGACATTTACTCTTGTAAGAGATGCTCGATCTTCTCAATATTATGTGATGAAAGGAAAAAAAGAAGGGGAGCAAACTTTGTTTCACCCCCCCGAACTACTCGATTATTGTCCGGACAATGCCTGTGATACAGATCAAGTCCCGATTCATTTCCCTTTTATCGCAGCATACCTATCTCAAGTTCCCAGGGTGCAATACAATGAAGTGGAAGTTCTCTATTTGAAGAATCCGGGATGA
- the rpsU gene encoding 30S ribosomal protein S21: MTYVKVRTGDSIDKALRALKKKLDKEGVMKAAKAHRFYDKPSVKSRAKSKAALKYKLKKVR, translated from the coding sequence ATGACTTACGTTAAGGTTCGTACAGGAGATTCAATTGACAAGGCCCTCAGAGCCCTCAAGAAAAAATTAGATAAAGAGGGTGTGATGAAAGCCGCTAAAGCGCATCGTTTTTATGATAAACCTTCTGTAAAGAGTCGCGCTAAATCAAAAGCAGCGCTTAAATACAAATTAAAAAAAGTAAGATAA
- the sulP gene encoding sulfate permease, with translation MKKHSVSNYVSEFVPKFWLSLRQGYSLHFFRHDLLAGVTVGIVALPLSMAFAIASGLSPIQGLYTAIIAGFLISFLGGSYFQIGGPTGAFVVIIYEIVAKVGYAGLVITTLIGGLILIVAGLSKMGGLIKYIPYPLITGFTSGIAIIIFFSQIKDFFGLQIEHLPGSFIPKCIALFSAMPTWQPHTLFLALGTLILILIIRQFIPIIPWGITSIIIATAISWGFHLPVETIASRFGELPRTLPTPSLPDFSFAINNWSSYIPDAITIAFLAGIESLLSAVVADGMTGRHHRSNSELLAQGIANISSIIFGGIPATGAIARTATNIKSGAKTPISGIIHSVTLLLILLFLAPAVSQIPLAALSAVLVMVAWNMSEIRHFRHLFKAPAGDIIVLLTTFFLTIVVDLVVAIEVGMITAAFLFMKRMKDLSKIAPLAKVKEEMIEHEELDPDFIENKQIPPHIEVYEITGTFFFGLADSLKSVLSNLEFSPKVFILRLRKIDVMDASGLHALMEFYYQCERKKTILILSGVRAPLYQSLKKFGLIDLIGKEQVLSHIDPSLKHAQTLINAMELKQ, from the coding sequence ATGAAAAAACATTCCGTTTCAAACTATGTTTCTGAATTTGTTCCTAAATTCTGGCTTAGCCTACGGCAGGGCTATTCATTACACTTTTTTAGACATGATCTTCTTGCCGGAGTAACCGTTGGAATTGTTGCTCTACCGCTATCAATGGCATTTGCCATTGCTTCCGGCCTTTCCCCTATTCAGGGTTTATATACTGCTATTATTGCAGGATTTCTCATCTCATTTCTCGGAGGAAGTTATTTTCAAATTGGGGGGCCAACAGGAGCTTTTGTCGTCATTATTTATGAAATCGTCGCTAAAGTCGGCTATGCGGGACTTGTCATCACAACCCTCATAGGGGGACTCATTTTAATTGTCGCCGGTCTCTCTAAAATGGGAGGTCTCATTAAATATATCCCCTACCCTTTGATCACCGGATTTACCTCAGGGATCGCCATCATTATCTTTTTTTCCCAAATCAAAGATTTTTTTGGGCTGCAAATCGAACATTTGCCCGGAAGCTTTATTCCAAAATGCATTGCCCTTTTTTCTGCTATGCCTACTTGGCAGCCTCATACCCTTTTTCTAGCCCTAGGCACTTTGATATTAATTCTGATCATCCGTCAATTCATTCCTATTATCCCTTGGGGCATTACTTCTATCATCATTGCTACGGCTATTTCTTGGGGCTTTCATCTCCCTGTAGAAACCATTGCCAGCCGTTTTGGTGAACTCCCCCGAACACTTCCAACGCCTTCTTTGCCCGACTTCTCATTTGCAATAAACAATTGGAGCTCCTATATCCCGGATGCCATTACAATCGCTTTTTTAGCCGGGATTGAGTCCCTTCTTTCAGCCGTAGTTGCAGATGGAATGACGGGGCGCCATCACCGCTCTAATTCAGAACTTCTGGCACAAGGAATTGCCAATATCAGTTCCATTATATTTGGGGGCATTCCCGCAACAGGCGCCATTGCCCGCACGGCAACAAATATTAAATCAGGGGCCAAAACACCCATTAGCGGAATTATCCACTCGGTGACGCTTTTACTTATTTTATTATTTTTAGCTCCGGCTGTCAGTCAAATCCCCTTAGCGGCTCTTTCTGCCGTGCTGGTAATGGTTGCGTGGAATATGAGTGAAATTCGCCATTTCAGACACTTATTTAAAGCACCGGCAGGAGATATTATCGTCCTACTCACAACCTTTTTTTTAACGATTGTTGTCGATCTTGTAGTGGCAATTGAAGTGGGAATGATCACAGCAGCTTTTCTATTCATGAAGCGCATGAAAGATCTCTCTAAAATTGCACCGCTCGCAAAAGTTAAAGAAGAAATGATTGAACACGAAGAACTTGATCCTGATTTTATTGAAAATAAACAAATCCCCCCTCATATCGAAGTATATGAAATCACCGGCACCTTTTTCTTTGGTCTCGCAGATAGCCTCAAAAGCGTTTTATCTAACTTAGAATTTTCCCCTAAGGTGTTTATTCTTCGCCTACGTAAAATCGACGTTATGGACGCAAGCGGCCTGCATGCATTAATGGAGTTTTATTACCAATGTGAGCGAAAAAAAACGATTTTAATCCTATCCGGAGTTAGAGCCCCCTTATATCAGTCCCTGAAAAAATTCGGTCTGATTGATCTTATTGGGAAGGAACAAGTGTTATCGCATATTGATCCCTCTTTAAAACACGCTCAGACACTGATCAATGCTATGGAATTAAAGCAATAA
- a CDS encoding cyclase family protein has product MTEDELKIIFDSLRVIDLTHPLSEKIPSWNGSCGFCLEIKRDYDEVFRVQKIKMHAGVGTHMDAPSHRFQEGASIAEIALKDCIVPLRVVDVSQKAHQDYQITVEDILYHEQKYGRIPARALCVGYTGWDRYWGDPATYRNVDGKGVMHFPSFSEEAASLLIDRGIAGLAIDTLSPDAPHSDFPVHRIILGAGKYIIENIANISSVPPIAAYAIALPLYAEGAAEAPMRLIALIP; this is encoded by the coding sequence ATGACGGAAGATGAATTGAAAATCATATTTGATTCTTTGAGGGTTATCGATTTAACCCATCCCTTATCGGAAAAAATCCCCTCTTGGAATGGATCTTGTGGATTTTGTCTTGAGATTAAAAGAGATTATGATGAGGTATTTCGCGTTCAAAAAATCAAAATGCATGCAGGTGTTGGAACGCATATGGATGCTCCTTCACATCGTTTTCAAGAAGGAGCTTCAATTGCAGAGATTGCGCTTAAGGATTGTATTGTTCCTTTAAGAGTCGTTGATGTTTCACAAAAAGCTCACCAAGATTATCAAATTACAGTGGAAGATATCTTATATCATGAGCAAAAATATGGCCGTATTCCTGCAAGAGCTCTTTGCGTAGGGTATACGGGATGGGATCGGTATTGGGGAGATCCCGCTACTTATCGCAATGTCGATGGCAAAGGCGTGATGCATTTTCCTTCATTTTCAGAAGAAGCCGCTTCCTTATTGATCGATCGGGGGATTGCAGGACTTGCAATAGATACCCTATCGCCTGATGCGCCCCATTCAGATTTTCCGGTCCACCGCATTATTTTAGGTGCAGGCAAATACATCATAGAAAATATTGCCAATATTTCGAGCGTTCCTCCCATCGCGGCCTACGCCATTGCACTGCCTCTCTATGCTGAAGGAGCTGCGGAGGCTCCGATGCGCCTTATTGCTTTAATTCCATAG
- the dnaJ gene encoding molecular chaperone DnaJ codes for MADYYETLGIARNATADEIKRAYRKQAVKFHPDKNPGDAEAEKQFKKISEAYEILSDESKRRMYDQYGENAFRHGSPGGFGGGSGGFSSMEEALRTFMGAFGGQASGGSSDSIFDSFFGFESGGRGQGRQYAQQGASKKTTVTISFAEAARGVEKELLITNHINCETCQGSGAKSASDVKTCNACQGSGYVHHSRGFFSMSSTCPECHGAGKIISKPCPDCHGAGKIKKKQKVKIPIPAGVDNGMRLKMSGYGDAGESGGPPGDLYVYVQVLEDDFFVREGDDVIIELPLNFSDAAIGCKKEIPTPLDGTYRINIPEGTQSGKIFRVRAQGLPNVHGQGKGDLLVRVHIETPINLNEKQKKLLQEFADLEEPKNSPQRKSFFDKIKSLWS; via the coding sequence ATGGCTGATTATTACGAAACACTCGGCATTGCACGCAATGCAACTGCCGATGAAATTAAACGAGCTTATCGCAAACAAGCTGTCAAATTCCATCCGGATAAAAATCCCGGAGATGCGGAAGCTGAAAAGCAATTCAAAAAAATCTCTGAGGCTTATGAGATACTGAGCGATGAAAGCAAACGTCGCATGTATGATCAATATGGCGAGAATGCTTTCCGTCATGGAAGCCCTGGAGGATTTGGTGGCGGCTCCGGTGGATTCTCTTCAATGGAAGAGGCTTTGCGTACATTCATGGGCGCATTCGGAGGCCAAGCAAGCGGTGGCTCTAGCGATTCAATCTTTGATTCTTTTTTCGGATTTGAATCGGGCGGCAGAGGGCAAGGTCGCCAATACGCCCAACAAGGCGCATCTAAAAAGACCACAGTCACTATTTCGTTTGCCGAAGCTGCGCGTGGCGTTGAAAAAGAACTTCTCATTACTAATCATATCAATTGTGAAACGTGCCAAGGCTCCGGTGCTAAGTCCGCTAGCGATGTCAAGACTTGTAATGCATGTCAAGGATCAGGCTATGTGCACCATAGCCGAGGGTTTTTTAGCATGTCAAGCACATGTCCGGAATGCCATGGCGCCGGGAAAATCATCTCAAAACCATGCCCTGATTGCCATGGTGCCGGGAAAATTAAGAAAAAGCAAAAAGTCAAAATCCCCATTCCTGCCGGAGTCGATAATGGCATGCGCCTGAAAATGTCGGGTTATGGAGATGCAGGTGAAAGTGGAGGGCCTCCGGGGGACCTTTATGTTTACGTGCAGGTTTTAGAAGATGATTTCTTTGTCAGGGAAGGTGATGATGTGATCATTGAATTGCCTCTTAACTTTTCTGATGCAGCCATTGGATGTAAAAAGGAAATTCCTACCCCACTTGACGGCACTTATCGCATTAATATCCCTGAAGGGACCCAGTCAGGTAAAATTTTCCGTGTCCGCGCTCAAGGGCTTCCTAACGTTCATGGGCAGGGGAAAGGAGATCTTCTCGTCAGGGTTCATATCGAAACGCCTATCAATCTCAATGAGAAACAAAAAAAGCTTTTGCAGGAATTCGCTGACTTAGAAGAGCCAAAGAACTCCCCTCAACGCAAATCGTTTTTCGACAAGATTAAATCTCTGTGGAGTTAA
- a CDS encoding heavy metal translocating P-type ATPase, producing the protein MTQAIDNQREDHIVISLYIGDINCSSCVNKIQRKLLEMKGVQKAQINFATRIAKVAVDPTLIHPQDVIKAIASIGYHARIIDKKLEDSMAQGHVDEPHQEKLLRVQFITSLICSLPLLIPMIFYLFKIDIELNRWAQLGLASIVQFFGGLPFYRGAFKGLKTWSINMDTLVAMGTSAAYLYSIYLLFTSQSPDVYFETSAVLITLILLGRILEDRAKGAAMQGMTALFKLQVKSARIRKKENFVDVPVEKIEIGDLIQVRPGEKIPIDGEVEEGTSHINESMLTGESGQIYKHRGDSVYSGTINGNGTLLIKATKPLSNTVLSHIIQLVKEAQESKAPIEKLADKISSYFVPIVAIIGVLTFIIWWTIFNQPIEGLTNAVATLVIACPCALGLATPTVIMVATARGAREGILIKDATALQVAHKIKALIIDKTGTVTEGKLNVIDTHHSEPEFFRIAKALSSQSEHPLSDAIYQYTSSKVKEHIPVDSFESHPGKGVSGIIDSNPYYLGSINFFNELAIDMSNFTEQISHEKRIIVCIGRQKQMIGYFSLQDSIKQGSKEAMQHIHKMGIQMFLLSGDRKSVVENVAKTLGFDDFKGEVLPEDKIRYLIEKQQKGLIVGMMGDGVNDAPALAKADVGFAVGSGTDIAMENAGIGLMHSDIHNLYAALKLSKLAFHKIRQNLFFAFIYNILGIPLAACGYLNPMIAATAMALSSICVVTNAVLLNKQSIK; encoded by the coding sequence ATGACACAAGCCATTGATAATCAAAGAGAAGATCATATTGTGATTTCATTGTATATCGGTGACATCAATTGCTCGTCTTGTGTCAACAAAATTCAGCGTAAACTACTGGAAATGAAAGGAGTTCAAAAGGCTCAAATTAATTTTGCTACCCGCATTGCAAAAGTAGCTGTTGATCCTACCCTCATTCATCCTCAGGATGTTATAAAAGCGATTGCATCGATAGGCTATCATGCCCGCATTATCGACAAAAAACTCGAAGATTCCATGGCGCAAGGCCATGTCGATGAGCCTCATCAAGAAAAACTCCTCCGCGTTCAGTTTATCACCTCGCTCATCTGCTCTCTTCCCCTACTCATTCCCATGATATTCTATCTCTTTAAGATTGATATTGAACTTAACCGTTGGGCGCAGCTAGGGCTTGCCTCCATTGTTCAATTTTTTGGCGGACTTCCCTTTTACAGAGGGGCATTTAAAGGTTTAAAAACCTGGTCCATCAATATGGACACCTTAGTTGCAATGGGAACCAGCGCCGCTTATTTGTATAGCATCTATCTCCTATTCACAAGTCAATCCCCGGATGTTTATTTTGAAACAAGTGCCGTGCTTATTACCTTAATTTTACTTGGCCGTATCCTTGAAGATCGAGCGAAAGGAGCGGCTATGCAAGGAATGACCGCTCTTTTTAAACTCCAAGTCAAATCAGCGCGCATCCGCAAAAAAGAGAATTTTGTCGATGTCCCTGTTGAAAAAATTGAAATTGGAGACCTTATCCAAGTGAGACCCGGTGAGAAAATCCCCATCGATGGGGAAGTTGAAGAGGGAACATCACATATTAATGAATCTATGCTTACCGGAGAAAGCGGTCAAATCTATAAACACCGCGGTGACTCTGTTTATTCAGGGACAATCAACGGGAATGGGACTCTACTGATTAAAGCGACTAAACCCCTTTCAAACACCGTCCTCAGCCATATCATTCAACTTGTGAAAGAGGCCCAAGAATCCAAAGCCCCGATTGAAAAATTAGCTGACAAGATTTCATCCTATTTTGTCCCTATTGTCGCCATTATCGGTGTTCTGACCTTTATCATTTGGTGGACTATTTTTAATCAGCCCATTGAAGGTCTAACGAATGCCGTAGCAACACTCGTCATTGCTTGTCCTTGCGCTCTGGGACTTGCCACACCGACCGTCATCATGGTAGCAACGGCTAGAGGAGCGCGCGAGGGGATTTTAATCAAAGATGCGACAGCACTTCAAGTTGCACATAAAATTAAAGCGCTGATTATCGATAAAACGGGAACGGTTACAGAGGGAAAATTAAATGTAATCGATACGCATCACTCTGAGCCGGAATTTTTCCGCATTGCAAAAGCACTGTCGAGTCAGTCAGAACACCCCCTCTCAGATGCGATCTATCAATACACTTCAAGTAAGGTGAAAGAACACATTCCCGTTGATTCTTTTGAATCCCATCCGGGGAAAGGTGTATCCGGCATCATCGATTCCAACCCCTATTATCTTGGATCGATCAACTTCTTCAATGAACTTGCTATCGATATGAGCAATTTTACAGAGCAAATATCACATGAAAAGCGAATCATCGTCTGCATTGGAAGGCAAAAGCAAATGATTGGCTACTTTTCTCTACAAGATAGTATCAAACAGGGATCTAAAGAAGCGATGCAACACATTCATAAGATGGGCATTCAAATGTTTTTGCTCAGCGGTGATCGTAAAAGCGTTGTTGAAAATGTAGCTAAAACATTGGGATTTGATGATTTCAAAGGAGAAGTTTTACCTGAAGATAAGATCCGGTATCTGATAGAAAAGCAACAAAAAGGCCTTATTGTTGGGATGATGGGAGATGGAGTCAATGATGCGCCTGCATTGGCAAAGGCCGATGTGGGATTTGCAGTTGGTAGCGGAACGGATATTGCTATGGAAAATGCCGGCATTGGACTGATGCATAGTGATATCCATAACTTATATGCAGCTCTAAAACTCTCTAAGCTCGCCTTTCATAAGATCCGTCAAAATTTATTTTTTGCCTTCATCTATAATATCTTAGGAATTCCACTGGCTGCCTGTGGGTATCTCAACCCGATGATTGCTGCAACGGCTATGGCTCTCAGTTCGATTTGTGTTGTAACAAATGCCGTGCTACTCAACAAACAATCGATCAAATAA